A window of Akkermansiaceae bacterium genomic DNA:
CACTCGAAGAAGAGATTCTCAATGGACGCTGGCAGACTCGACTGCCGGGCTACCGGCAGCTCTGCAACGACCTCCGGGTGAGCCGCAAGACGCTGGTGGATGCCCTGGAAATCCTGACCCGTCGTGACTTGTTAGAACCTCCCAACGGCACCCGCCCGCGCAGGCTCAAACACACCATCACGGAGCAGCACCAGCACCACCGGCCTTCGACGGCACGCAGGGTGCTCATCTGCGTCGCGGGGGACAACAGCGCATTGGAACGCGACAGCCCGCTGTCCATGTTCGACCAGGTGTTCAGCCATTTTAACCAACGAGGGTGGAAATGCCTCCTCATTCACTCCAACGAAGCCGGGACTCGCCCAGGTACCAAGTTGAACCAACTTCACAGCGATTACCCGCACGCGCGGTGGCTGTTCGGCATGCCGAGCCTGGAGGTTTGCCGTTGGTGCGTGCGCAAGCGGATCAGGGCAGTAGCCTATGGCGGTGACATCGGCAACACGGGTTTGCCTGTTGTCGGTGCCTCACTGAGCCAAATGCTCATCATAGCCCACAAGCACCTCAGCAGCCTGGGTCACAAAAGTATCGTCGTGCTGACCATTGAGCCCCTTGCCAAAACCGTGAAAACGTATGCGGACTACCTGCACAGCCGCGGCATCCAGTTCAGAAACAGCTACCACATGCCGGATTTGTCGGGCATGACACGGGAGAAGTTCAACGCCATGCTCACCGAGCTACACCGGGTCACGCCCCCCACCGCCATGGTCATCACCTCGCACCTCCAACTGCTCGGCGTGCTTGGCTATTGTGCACAGCACAACCTGAAAATCCCCGACGATCTATCCATCATACTGGGCAACGACCTTGACTATCTCGACTGGTATTCACCCGGGCTAAGCTGCTTTCACAGGGACTCCCAATCCGAACAACAGGCACTGATCCGTTTAATCCGGAGCTATCCCGCCAAGAAGGTGAAGCCGCTCACCCTGCCACCCCACCTCACCGACAAGGGGTCGGTGTCGCGACCGCACCGGTGACG
This region includes:
- a CDS encoding substrate-binding domain-containing protein, yielding MIVPERIPLSRLTANALEEEILNGRWQTRLPGYRQLCNDLRVSRKTLVDALEILTRRDLLEPPNGTRPRRLKHTITEQHQHHRPSTARRVLICVAGDNSALERDSPLSMFDQVFSHFNQRGWKCLLIHSNEAGTRPGTKLNQLHSDYPHARWLFGMPSLEVCRWCVRKRIRAVAYGGDIGNTGLPVVGASLSQMLIIAHKHLSSLGHKSIVVLTIEPLAKTVKTYADYLHSRGIQFRNSYHMPDLSGMTREKFNAMLTELHRVTPPTAMVITSHLQLLGVLGYCAQHNLKIPDDLSIILGNDLDYLDWYSPGLSCFHRDSQSEQQALIRLIRSYPAKKVKPLTLPPHLTDKGSVSRPHR